The Paenibacillus uliginis N3/975 genome has a window encoding:
- the cbiB gene encoding adenosylcobinamide-phosphate synthase CbiB, with product MMEWATILMICAAYLLDLIIGDPRWIPHPVISMGHSIKRLEKRIRSHVLQPGHLKKAGILLPVIIVGGSLLITWALLRGLYMIHPWLATGAEVILIATTIATKGLKDAGMEVYNHLNRGDLPAARKALGMIVGRDTAHLDEPEVVRGTVETVAENIVDAIVSPLFYALIGGAPLAMAYRAVNTLDSMVGYKNDKYINLGWASARLDDIANFIPARITALLLVVSSWIMRLDYKKSYRTIRHDARLHPSPNSGFPESAVAGALGIRLGGENAYNGVVSFRAYMGEYSRPMDKGDIQSTVRLMLAASLLFLLLSILTIWSIGGTLWG from the coding sequence TGATGATATGCGCTGCATACCTATTAGATCTCATCATTGGAGACCCGCGCTGGATTCCTCACCCTGTGATAAGTATGGGGCATTCAATCAAACGGTTAGAGAAGAGGATTCGTAGTCATGTCCTTCAACCGGGCCATCTGAAAAAAGCCGGAATTCTACTCCCGGTTATTATCGTGGGAGGTTCGCTGCTTATAACCTGGGCATTGTTGAGAGGCCTTTATATGATTCATCCATGGCTTGCAACGGGAGCGGAGGTCATATTAATCGCTACGACCATTGCTACGAAAGGGCTTAAGGATGCGGGTATGGAAGTGTACAATCATCTTAACCGTGGGGATTTACCTGCTGCTCGGAAAGCACTAGGGATGATTGTTGGACGTGATACAGCGCATTTAGACGAGCCTGAGGTTGTTCGTGGGACGGTTGAGACGGTCGCAGAAAATATTGTTGATGCCATAGTGTCTCCGCTATTCTACGCACTTATTGGAGGAGCTCCACTTGCAATGGCTTATCGGGCTGTGAATACCCTAGATTCTATGGTTGGGTACAAGAATGATAAATATATTAACCTGGGGTGGGCTTCGGCCCGTTTGGATGATATTGCTAACTTCATTCCAGCACGAATAACAGCTTTATTACTGGTCGTTAGCAGTTGGATCATGCGTCTGGATTACAAAAAATCTTATCGTACCATAAGACACGATGCCCGTCTCCATCCAAGTCCCAACAGTGGATTTCCTGAATCAGCTGTAGCTGGAGCTTTAGGGATTCGGCTCGGAGGTGAGAACGCCTATAACGGTGTGGTATCTTTTCGTGCATATATGGGCGAATATTCCCGTCCGATGGATAAAGGGGATATTCAGTCAACCGTAAGATTGATGCTGGCTGCATCATTATTATTCCTGCTCCTGAGCATACTTACTATATGGAGTATAGGTGGTACATTATGGGGTTAG
- a CDS encoding histidine phosphatase family protein, which yields MGLELVCIRHGKTQWNKDKRYLGHTDIGILQESLTELLPVKNALEGRTFHKIFCSDLKRCRETLDWIYSASTDSVVFDNRLREMDFGDWEGKTYDQLKHYSIYREWLDNPQSVTPPGGEAWEHFQGRLADFMNSLTCWVKEEGKDNHVLMVTHGGVIRQLATMTIPDSTFWDFSADPGSLLTLKLTCDKGKWIGHL from the coding sequence ATGGGGTTAGAGTTGGTATGTATTCGTCATGGGAAAACGCAGTGGAATAAGGATAAACGATATTTAGGTCATACAGATATAGGAATTCTCCAAGAATCATTGACGGAGCTCTTGCCTGTGAAAAATGCCCTTGAAGGAAGAACGTTTCATAAGATATTCTGTAGTGACTTAAAGAGGTGTAGGGAAACGCTCGATTGGATTTATTCTGCTTCAACAGATAGCGTGGTCTTCGATAACCGTTTGCGAGAAATGGATTTTGGAGATTGGGAGGGGAAGACATACGATCAGTTAAAGCATTATAGTATCTACCGGGAATGGCTGGACAATCCTCAATCCGTGACTCCTCCAGGAGGTGAAGCCTGGGAGCATTTTCAGGGGAGGCTGGCAGATTTTATGAACAGTCTGACCTGTTGGGTGAAGGAAGAGGGTAAGGATAACCATGTGCTAATGGTGACTCATGGAGGAGTGATAAGACAACTAGCCACTATGACTATTCCAGATTCGACGTTCTGGGATTTCTCTGCAGATCCGGGGAGCTTGTTAACGTTGAAGTTGACATGTGATAAGGGCAAATGGATAGGACACTTGTGA
- a CDS encoding ABC transporter substrate-binding protein has protein sequence MKQMWKSWTTGAITIILVLALAACGNNNEPKQVTEPAPAATTEQSAPPADEASVQKTEYPLTVKDSTGETFTFKEAPKKIISISPAETESLFAIGLDEQVVGVSDYDDYPKAATTKPKMGGLYNPNEEAIIAAQPDLVVTGISMSAEAAQHLRDIGITIFKTDPKTVDDVIANIELFGQITDHQAEAKAVIDKMKQEQAEVTEAVKSLTPEQKKKVYIEFSPGWTVGSGEFMDELITLAGGVNVAADTAGWYEISEEKIINDNPDVILFSKNVIDDKTKKTLDQMIKARSGWDQITAVKNDAVYGLDDNLISRPGPRVTEGLKEIANTIYPELLKP, from the coding sequence ATGAAACAAATGTGGAAGAGTTGGACTACGGGCGCTATAACGATCATACTGGTACTAGCGCTCGCAGCTTGCGGAAATAATAATGAACCGAAACAAGTGACAGAGCCAGCACCGGCAGCAACAACAGAACAATCGGCTCCACCCGCTGATGAGGCAAGTGTACAGAAAACAGAGTATCCTCTGACTGTAAAGGATTCTACAGGTGAGACGTTCACATTTAAAGAGGCACCAAAGAAGATTATATCCATCTCGCCTGCAGAGACAGAATCGTTGTTTGCGATAGGTTTAGATGAGCAGGTAGTCGGAGTATCTGACTATGATGATTATCCGAAAGCAGCAACAACCAAGCCAAAAATGGGTGGTTTGTACAATCCTAACGAGGAAGCGATTATTGCGGCACAACCTGATCTCGTAGTAACAGGTATCTCCATGAGTGCAGAAGCTGCACAGCATCTGCGTGATATAGGTATCACCATCTTCAAGACAGATCCGAAAACGGTAGATGATGTTATTGCAAATATTGAATTGTTTGGTCAAATTACGGACCATCAGGCAGAAGCAAAAGCGGTTATAGACAAAATGAAACAGGAGCAGGCTGAAGTCACAGAAGCGGTTAAATCACTTACACCTGAACAGAAAAAGAAAGTATATATCGAGTTTTCCCCTGGTTGGACGGTAGGTAGTGGTGAGTTTATGGATGAATTAATCACTCTAGCTGGTGGAGTTAACGTTGCTGCTGATACAGCAGGATGGTATGAAATCAGTGAAGAGAAAATCATTAATGATAATCCCGATGTGATTCTGTTCTCAAAGAATGTTATTGATGACAAAACAAAGAAAACGTTAGACCAAATGATTAAAGCACGTAGTGGTTGGGATCAAATAACGGCTGTTAAAAATGATGCTGTCTATGGATTAGACGATAATCTGATTAGTCGTCCCGGTCCACGTGTGACAGAAGGTCTCAAAGAAATAGCAAATACGATCTATCCTGAACTGTTGAAGCCATAA
- the cobT gene encoding nicotinate-nucleotide--dimethylbenzimidazole phosphoribosyltransferase: MRQGIMERIGEIRGLDQAAIQAAKLHISNLTVPPGSLGKLEAMAIQLAGITGVVQPSFDRREVIIMAGDHGVCEEGVSAFPQEVTPQMIHNFLAGGAAVNVLARQAGAEVVCVDIGVNSELSHPDLLSRKIRYGTANMAQGPAMTYEEAIQSILVGVKVVEDAVRRGVQLFITGEMGIGNTTASSAVTCALSNIPVSDAVGRGTGIDDSRLQHKIAVVEQALKVNAPDALDPIDVLAKVGGLEIGGLVGVILGSAVNGCPVIIDGFISSAAALLAKAICPTSADYMIVSHVSHEQGHRQLLHELNLRPALELDLRIGEGTGGVLCLHLVDAACRIVSEMATFESAGVSGETKEQTK; this comes from the coding sequence ATGAGACAAGGAATCATGGAACGTATCGGAGAAATTCGTGGTCTTGATCAAGCTGCGATTCAGGCTGCGAAGTTACATATAAGCAACCTTACTGTCCCTCCGGGAAGCTTGGGTAAATTGGAGGCAATGGCAATACAGCTTGCAGGGATCACTGGAGTAGTACAGCCTTCTTTTGACCGTAGAGAAGTTATTATTATGGCAGGCGATCATGGTGTATGTGAAGAGGGCGTAAGTGCCTTTCCACAAGAAGTTACACCTCAAATGATTCATAATTTCCTTGCGGGTGGTGCAGCTGTTAACGTTCTTGCCAGACAAGCAGGTGCAGAAGTTGTATGTGTGGATATCGGAGTGAATAGTGAGTTGTCCCATCCTGATCTCCTATCGCGAAAAATTCGGTATGGTACAGCTAATATGGCACAAGGTCCTGCAATGACTTATGAAGAAGCGATTCAGTCTATTCTTGTTGGTGTGAAGGTAGTTGAAGATGCTGTCAGACGTGGCGTCCAGCTATTTATTACTGGCGAAATGGGGATTGGAAATACGACGGCAAGCTCAGCGGTAACCTGTGCACTCTCTAATATTCCGGTCAGCGATGCGGTTGGAAGAGGGACAGGAATTGACGATTCTCGTCTACAGCATAAGATTGCCGTTGTTGAACAAGCGTTGAAGGTCAATGCTCCTGACGCGCTTGATCCTATAGATGTACTAGCTAAGGTCGGCGGTCTTGAAATTGGTGGTTTAGTAGGTGTAATTCTTGGATCAGCAGTAAACGGTTGTCCGGTTATAATCGATGGATTTATTTCTAGCGCAGCGGCGTTGCTTGCCAAAGCGATCTGTCCAACATCTGCTGATTACATGATTGTGTCGCATGTTTCTCATGAACAGGGACATCGGCAGCTATTACATGAATTGAATCTTCGTCCTGCACTGGAATTAGACCTTCGTATTGGTGAAGGTACAGGTGGGGTGTTGTGTCTACATCTTGTGGATGCAGCGTGTCGTATTGTCAGCGAAATGGCAACCTTCGAAAGTGCGGGTGTCTCGGGTGAAACCAAGGAGCAGACGAAATGA
- the cobU gene encoding bifunctional adenosylcobinamide kinase/adenosylcobinamide-phosphate guanylyltransferase, with translation MIILVTGGARSGKSSFAERLCMSKSHEAVYVATAQAFDDEMKERIALHKLQRNQANYSWRNVEEPFQLVKLLSDMRENSQSDDAPTVLVDCLTLWLSNILLSYEGQEDMQEKVKAEILCLVDQAQQYPGHLIMVTNEVGSGIVPEYPLGRMYRDLAGYMNQAISRSSSEVFLVTAGIPIELKSREYRI, from the coding sequence ATGATCATACTCGTCACAGGTGGGGCAAGAAGCGGGAAAAGCAGCTTTGCTGAGAGGTTATGTATGTCGAAGTCACACGAAGCCGTATATGTCGCTACGGCTCAAGCTTTCGATGATGAGATGAAGGAGCGAATTGCTCTTCATAAACTTCAGCGTAATCAAGCGAACTATTCGTGGCGAAATGTAGAAGAACCGTTTCAACTTGTGAAGCTCCTGAGCGATATGCGTGAGAACAGTCAGAGTGATGATGCTCCTACGGTTCTAGTAGACTGCCTTACGCTATGGCTATCTAATATCCTCCTATCCTATGAAGGACAGGAGGATATGCAAGAGAAGGTAAAGGCTGAAATTCTTTGTCTTGTGGACCAAGCACAGCAATACCCTGGACATTTGATCATGGTAACGAATGAAGTTGGCAGTGGTATTGTACCGGAATATCCTCTTGGCAGAATGTATCGCGATTTGGCAGGGTATATGAATCAGGCAATCTCCAGAAGCAGTTCTGAGGTTTTCCTGGTCACCGCAGGCATTCCTATCGAGCTGAAGAGTAGGGAGTATAGAATATGA
- the cobS gene encoding adenosylcobinamide-GDP ribazoletransferase: MTKWGQAAAAAFQFLSRFPVNANIDYSPTLFRQSVKFYPLVGAAIGLVVWGGAAGFTYLLPPLPAAVLTLILWVGLTGGLHLDGWMDTADGILSYRSREQMLDIMKDSRVGAMGVLASTLLLMLKLSLIYSLLINGLNYLGLLLLPLIWSRWFMVHAMATWPMARGKDGLAGKFNGLDKGQIWATLLIAIVLSGVAASIAPLIYMDNHSLMIALLGFITLPLAAWGAGTWLARRLNATLGGLTGDTYGALNELLEVVALLMLVLLHNHM, translated from the coding sequence ATGACGAAATGGGGACAAGCGGCTGCGGCCGCTTTTCAATTTCTATCACGCTTTCCTGTGAATGCCAATATTGATTACTCGCCAACATTGTTTCGTCAAAGTGTGAAGTTCTATCCGCTTGTAGGAGCTGCTATTGGGCTCGTTGTATGGGGAGGCGCTGCAGGATTTACGTATTTACTGCCACCACTACCAGCAGCAGTGTTGACCCTCATTTTATGGGTTGGGCTCACAGGAGGACTTCATTTGGATGGTTGGATGGATACGGCGGATGGCATTTTGAGCTACCGTTCTCGTGAACAGATGTTAGACATCATGAAGGATAGCCGCGTAGGAGCTATGGGTGTGCTAGCAAGCACGCTGCTCCTTATGTTGAAACTCTCTTTAATCTATTCACTGCTAATTAATGGTCTCAACTACTTAGGGCTCCTACTCCTTCCTTTGATTTGGAGTCGCTGGTTCATGGTTCATGCGATGGCTACATGGCCGATGGCCCGTGGTAAGGATGGATTGGCTGGGAAATTCAATGGTTTGGATAAAGGGCAGATATGGGCAACGTTACTAATTGCGATCGTGTTGTCAGGTGTTGCCGCATCAATAGCACCGTTGATCTACATGGACAACCATTCGTTGATGATAGCGCTGCTTGGTTTCATTACGCTTCCTCTGGCAGCTTGGGGTGCAGGAACGTGGCTGGCACGGAGATTAAACGCTACATTAGGTGGATTAACGGGGGATACCTACGGAGCTCTTAATGAATTACTTGAAGTGGTTGCTTTGCTTATGCTAGTGCTGTTGCACAACCATATGTGA
- the ybaK gene encoding Cys-tRNA(Pro) deacylase has product MEFKTNVMRILDKMIVKYKSHCYVNKDAISGIDVANTLNQNPDQVFKTLVTIGKSKKYYVFLIPVANELDLKKAANSVNEKSIEMLKSKDLLAITGYIHGGCSPIGMKKNFITTIDDSATNFETIIFSAGKIGYQVEMNLEELKKVIPYNLSNIVI; this is encoded by the coding sequence ATGGAATTTAAAACAAATGTAATGAGAATATTAGATAAAATGATAGTGAAATACAAAAGTCATTGTTACGTAAATAAAGATGCCATTAGCGGCATTGATGTGGCCAATACTTTAAATCAGAATCCTGATCAGGTGTTTAAAACACTTGTAACGATAGGGAAATCTAAGAAATATTATGTTTTTCTCATTCCTGTTGCCAATGAACTGGATTTGAAAAAAGCGGCTAATAGTGTTAATGAAAAATCAATTGAAATGTTAAAATCGAAAGATTTATTAGCTATTACAGGATATATACACGGAGGATGTTCACCCATTGGCATGAAAAAAAATTTTATTACTACAATTGATGATTCAGCAACTAATTTTGAGACAATCATATTTAGTGCTGGAAAGATTGGATACCAGGTCGAGATGAATCTTGAAGAATTGAAAAAAGTTATCCCGTATAATTTATCAAATATTGTTATCTAA
- the tyrP gene encoding tyrosine-tyramine antiporter, with protein sequence MVKSKQLSLFGLIGITMAFFGTVRSVPTLSITGWTQIFYMLVAALLFALPIALMSAELSTGFPGEEGGPQVWVKKALGEKWGFVTSWLLWVQMFFGMVMVSSTVGVLFGYVINRPQLSSNNIFIFAVILISYWGVTLLNIKFDMVKIGGNWGAIIGVYIPFVVLVILGLWFFFKNGIQQISYLGNFKAKDLVPNFSDLGSLTYLSGIIFIFAGVEISSVHANNIENPKRNYPIAVITSVILLVIFNLVAGLTVSNAVPLGEMQLANITQPYLIFCKDLGLPMILVNIISAMILIGVLVQLSAWVLGPSKSMIKVADEGNLPKFFQKRTKRNIPITFVLIQASVISLVALLYVVVPDVNSAFLIITITTTILYCVVYALIGISAIKLRYTLPDIERPFRLGNKGNGLIWFISLLSLISVAITMIVSLIPPSILQPSQYTGYIIFQVGATVIMVAIALIIYKFKKPEWKKEK encoded by the coding sequence ATGGTCAAATCAAAACAATTATCACTTTTTGGATTGATCGGGATTACAATGGCTTTTTTTGGGACAGTGCGGAGTGTTCCGACGTTATCCATAACAGGTTGGACGCAGATTTTCTACATGCTTGTTGCAGCGTTATTATTTGCACTTCCAATTGCGTTGATGTCTGCCGAACTTTCCACGGGATTTCCTGGAGAAGAAGGTGGGCCTCAAGTATGGGTGAAGAAGGCGCTAGGAGAAAAATGGGGATTCGTTACTTCTTGGCTGCTATGGGTTCAAATGTTCTTCGGAATGGTTATGGTGTCTTCGACAGTGGGCGTTCTGTTTGGATATGTCATTAACAGACCGCAGCTGTCTTCCAATAACATTTTTATTTTTGCGGTAATTCTCATTTCGTATTGGGGAGTTACCTTATTAAATATCAAGTTCGACATGGTTAAAATTGGTGGGAACTGGGGAGCGATCATTGGGGTGTACATTCCATTTGTAGTCCTTGTTATTCTCGGTCTTTGGTTCTTTTTTAAAAATGGCATTCAGCAAATCAGCTATCTGGGTAATTTTAAAGCCAAGGATTTGGTACCGAATTTCAGTGATTTAGGTAGCTTAACTTACTTATCGGGCATTATCTTCATATTCGCCGGGGTTGAGATATCATCCGTACATGCGAATAATATCGAAAATCCGAAGCGCAATTACCCGATAGCGGTTATTACTTCGGTTATTTTGTTAGTCATTTTCAACCTTGTGGCTGGACTAACCGTATCGAACGCCGTGCCATTGGGTGAAATGCAGCTAGCAAATATTACGCAGCCATATCTTATTTTTTGTAAAGATTTAGGCCTGCCCATGATTCTTGTCAACATTATTTCGGCCATGATTCTTATCGGAGTATTGGTGCAGTTAAGCGCATGGGTGCTTGGGCCAAGTAAATCCATGATTAAAGTTGCTGATGAAGGTAACTTGCCAAAGTTTTTTCAAAAAAGAACCAAAAGAAATATCCCGATCACGTTTGTTTTGATTCAGGCGTCGGTCATTTCATTAGTAGCGCTGTTGTATGTCGTTGTGCCTGACGTTAATAGTGCGTTCCTGATTATTACAATTACAACAACGATTTTATATTGTGTTGTATATGCCTTAATTGGCATTTCGGCCATTAAGCTTCGCTACACGTTACCGGACATCGAAAGACCATTCCGATTGGGCAATAAGGGCAATGGATTAATCTGGTTCATTTCACTTCTGTCTCTGATAAGTGTTGCTATTACGATGATCGTCAGCCTTATACCACCATCCATTCTTCAGCCGAGCCAATATACGGGCTACATTATTTTTCAAGTTGGAGCAACGGTAATTATGGTGGCAATCGCTTTGATTATCTACAAATTCAAAAAACCAGAGTGGAAAAAAGAAAAATAA
- the tdc gene encoding tyrosine decarboxylase has protein sequence MKIEITDINLKALFLGDKGENVDIFKELLLKMIDEHVGWRQNYQPQDTPVISPFDKSSESFNNTVDHVRSVFNELSSKLRSKSLPWHTAGRFWGHMNSETLMPAIIAYTAATLWNGNNVAYESSPGTSEMEEEVGHELATLMGYQEDKGWGHICADGSIANLEGLWYARNLKSLPLAIKEVAPEHVEGKSEWQLLNMSTKEILEIMDKIPDKLDEVKAHSARSGRHLQKLGKWIIPQTKHYSWLKAADIIGIGLDNVVSIDVDHNYRMDIDKLEAKIRELAAQEIPVLGVVGVIGTTEEGQIDRVDKIVNLRDKLAKEGIYFYIHIDAAYGGYARAIFIDENNEFIDYDKLDKVYKKYGVFQEKNEWLTEDIYNSFKAMSQVETITVDPHKMGYIPYSAGAITVKDSRMRDAISYFATYVFEKGADIPALLGAYILEGSKAGATAAAVWTAHKVLPLNVMGYGKLMGASIEGAFHFYHFLKDREFHVNGKTIKVYPLTKPDFNMIDYVFNEVGNTDLGVMNKLNHDFFGHASYAKGGLYYNEFLTSHTDFAVPDYGNSPLPFVKSLGFSEEEWAREQKVTVLRASAMSPYVNDKEVFDEYAVKIEAAIQTKLETIYNDYQQA, from the coding sequence ATGAAAATTGAAATTACAGATATAAATTTAAAAGCGTTATTTTTAGGTGATAAAGGTGAAAATGTCGACATTTTTAAAGAACTATTGCTTAAAATGATCGACGAACATGTCGGTTGGCGTCAAAATTATCAGCCGCAAGATACTCCTGTGATCTCGCCATTTGATAAAAGCTCAGAGAGCTTCAACAATACAGTTGATCATGTTCGCAGCGTATTTAATGAATTATCTTCCAAGCTTCGCTCAAAATCGCTGCCTTGGCATACAGCGGGTCGCTTCTGGGGGCATATGAACTCCGAAACGTTGATGCCGGCTATTATTGCTTATACAGCGGCTACGTTATGGAACGGCAACAACGTCGCTTATGAGTCCTCCCCTGGTACTTCTGAGATGGAAGAAGAGGTGGGCCATGAACTTGCAACACTGATGGGCTATCAGGAAGACAAGGGCTGGGGACATATCTGTGCCGATGGATCGATCGCGAATCTGGAAGGATTATGGTATGCACGAAATTTGAAGTCACTTCCGCTTGCCATTAAAGAAGTTGCTCCAGAGCATGTGGAGGGCAAGTCCGAGTGGCAACTGCTAAACATGTCAACTAAGGAAATATTGGAAATTATGGACAAAATACCGGACAAGCTGGATGAGGTAAAAGCTCACTCCGCTCGTAGCGGTAGGCATCTACAAAAACTAGGAAAATGGATTATACCGCAAACAAAACACTACTCTTGGCTGAAAGCTGCCGACATTATCGGTATTGGCCTTGATAATGTCGTATCAATTGATGTAGATCATAATTACCGCATGGACATTGACAAGCTTGAGGCGAAAATTCGCGAGCTTGCTGCGCAAGAAATTCCTGTACTTGGTGTGGTTGGTGTTATCGGTACAACAGAAGAAGGTCAAATCGACCGTGTCGACAAAATAGTTAATCTGCGTGACAAACTGGCAAAAGAGGGCATCTATTTCTACATTCATATTGATGCAGCTTATGGCGGATATGCACGTGCCATCTTCATAGATGAGAACAATGAATTTATAGATTATGACAAGCTTGATAAAGTATATAAAAAATACGGCGTATTCCAAGAAAAGAACGAATGGCTTACAGAGGACATTTACAACTCCTTTAAAGCAATGAGTCAAGTGGAGACGATAACAGTCGATCCGCACAAAATGGGTTACATTCCGTATTCTGCCGGAGCAATCACAGTAAAAGACAGCAGAATGCGCGATGCGATCTCCTACTTCGCTACTTATGTATTTGAGAAGGGTGCTGATATTCCTGCACTGCTAGGGGCTTATATTCTGGAGGGATCCAAAGCAGGTGCAACTGCCGCAGCGGTATGGACAGCTCACAAAGTACTTCCGCTAAATGTAATGGGCTACGGCAAATTAATGGGGGCGAGTATTGAAGGTGCTTTTCATTTCTATCACTTCTTGAAGGATCGAGAGTTCCATGTGAACGGGAAAACCATTAAGGTTTACCCATTAACCAAACCTGACTTCAATATGATCGATTATGTGTTTAATGAAGTTGGCAATACGGATCTCGGTGTGATGAACAAGCTGAACCACGATTTCTTTGGGCATGCATCTTATGCTAAAGGTGGCTTGTATTACAATGAGTTCCTTACGTCACATACTGACTTTGCTGTTCCAGACTATGGCAACAGTCCGCTGCCATTCGTGAAATCACTCGGATTCAGTGAGGAAGAGTGGGCACGTGAACAGAAAGTTACTGTACTCAGAGCAAGTGCGATGTCGCCGTATGTAAATGACAAGGAAGTATTTGATGAATACGCGGTGAAGATTGAAGCTGCTATTCAGACAAAGCTTGAAACCATTTATAACGACTATCAACAAGCATAA
- the nhaC gene encoding Na+/H+ antiporter NhaC gives MKKEVTLKESIFLLIGILAIIGVCIIGVGMAPQVPILLSIGVLIVFGKLKGISWDTIHKGIQQGITPGLIPILIFMLIGALISVWIAAGTIPTIMVYGFNIMLPQFFLPSVFIICAVVGITVGSSFTTISTIGIALFGMGQIMGYPAAITTGAIVSGAFLGNNISPLSDTTNLASAIAEVDLFEHIRNMMRTMIPAFLISLVFFVIIGRSNSLTTGNQINELVNTLRSSFTITVWTLLPVLTLFLCAWKKVPAIPTLLLSIAITVGVIFLYAPQTSFLDLSNLMQDGFVSNTGVTSVDELLTRGGIQSMMWSVSLILLALALGGLLVELNIINTLIDKISAFVSSKGKLILMTALSCMGINLLLGEQYLSIILPGKAFKHQFNKLHLASKHLSSTVANGGAAFNALIPWGVSGVFITGTLGVSTLEYLPYAVFCFAAPLLTIVLGFIGKDKKNTKTA, from the coding sequence ATGAAAAAAGAAGTGACTCTAAAAGAGAGTATTTTCCTTCTTATTGGAATACTAGCCATTATAGGTGTGTGTATTATCGGAGTAGGCATGGCTCCTCAGGTGCCTATTTTACTATCTATAGGTGTTCTGATCGTGTTTGGGAAATTGAAAGGGATTTCCTGGGATACAATTCATAAAGGTATTCAGCAAGGCATTACTCCAGGCTTAATTCCTATACTTATATTTATGCTAATCGGGGCCTTGATCAGTGTCTGGATTGCGGCAGGCACGATCCCTACGATTATGGTATATGGATTCAACATTATGCTTCCACAATTCTTTCTGCCTTCGGTCTTTATTATTTGTGCCGTTGTAGGGATTACGGTTGGAAGTTCCTTCACGACGATATCAACTATCGGTATTGCTTTGTTCGGTATGGGTCAGATTATGGGCTATCCTGCTGCTATTACGACAGGAGCTATTGTATCTGGTGCCTTTTTAGGGAATAACATTTCTCCTTTATCGGATACAACGAACTTAGCTTCCGCCATAGCAGAAGTGGATTTGTTCGAGCATATACGCAACATGATGCGAACGATGATTCCTGCTTTCCTGATTTCGCTCGTCTTTTTCGTCATTATAGGTCGCTCGAATTCTTTAACTACGGGCAATCAGATTAATGAGCTGGTCAATACATTGCGTTCTTCATTCACCATCACAGTATGGACGCTGCTTCCTGTTTTGACGCTGTTCTTGTGTGCGTGGAAAAAGGTTCCTGCCATCCCGACCTTGCTATTGAGCATTGCCATTACGGTCGGTGTTATTTTCTTATATGCGCCACAGACAAGCTTTCTTGATTTATCAAATCTTATGCAGGACGGATTCGTATCGAATACAGGTGTAACCAGTGTCGATGAACTGCTTACACGCGGAGGAATTCAAAGTATGATGTGGTCTGTTTCCCTGATTCTCTTGGCTCTCGCGTTAGGAGGCTTGCTAGTGGAGTTAAATATTATTAATACGTTAATCGATAAAATCTCCGCTTTCGTTAGCAGTAAAGGAAAGCTAATTCTTATGACTGCGTTAAGCTGTATGGGCATTAACCTTCTACTGGGCGAACAATATTTGTCGATCATTTTACCAGGCAAGGCTTTTAAACATCAATTTAACAAGTTGCATCTTGCTTCCAAACATCTGTCGTCGACAGTTGCTAATGGTGGAGCAGCCTTCAATGCGTTAATTCCGTGGGGGGTTAGCGGTGTTTTTATTACAGGTACGTTGGGTGTTTCTACATTGGAGTATTTACCTTATGCAGTATTTTGTTTCGCAGCTCCATTGCTAACGATCGTGTTGGGGTTTATAGGCAAGGACAAGAAAAATACTAAAACAGCATAA